A window of Streptomyces sp. SAI-127 contains these coding sequences:
- a CDS encoding SDR family NAD(P)-dependent oxidoreductase: MRIEKGQVAVVTGGASGIGYGLAEELAARGVRLVIADIREDGLASACEALRAAGAEVTAVVTDVSDAAAVGRLADRSMTAYGRVDLVCNNAGVVCPGAPMWQQDDHTWQRLIGVKLLGVVHGVRAFAPLLIEQGSGHFLNTASAGGLAPLPGRTPYAGTMHAVVGLTETLDAELKQVAPTLGATVVCPGLVDTPLGQNSAALGAIQLPTGSPSMRDLAPDGILSPREVAAAALHAVEADRVHTAPGTGVAARARTRVAALLADIEAEEKGSRTGT, encoded by the coding sequence GTGCGCATCGAGAAGGGGCAGGTCGCGGTGGTCACCGGCGGGGCCAGCGGTATCGGGTACGGCCTCGCCGAGGAACTGGCGGCGCGCGGGGTACGGCTGGTGATCGCCGACATCCGCGAGGACGGACTGGCGTCGGCGTGCGAAGCGCTGCGCGCGGCCGGGGCGGAGGTCACCGCCGTCGTGACCGACGTGAGCGACGCGGCGGCGGTCGGACGGCTCGCCGACCGGTCGATGACCGCGTACGGGCGAGTGGACCTGGTGTGCAACAACGCCGGAGTCGTCTGTCCGGGCGCTCCGATGTGGCAGCAGGACGATCACACCTGGCAGCGGCTGATCGGCGTCAAACTGCTCGGCGTCGTCCACGGGGTACGCGCCTTCGCGCCTTTGCTGATCGAGCAGGGGTCCGGTCACTTCCTCAACACCGCCTCCGCCGGAGGCCTCGCACCGCTGCCCGGGCGTACCCCGTACGCCGGCACCATGCACGCGGTCGTCGGCCTGACCGAGACACTCGACGCGGAACTGAAACAGGTGGCACCGACGCTGGGCGCGACCGTCGTCTGTCCGGGTCTCGTGGACACTCCGCTCGGGCAGAACTCCGCAGCTCTCGGCGCCATCCAACTGCCCACCGGGTCCCCCTCGATGCGCGACCTCGCCCCGGACGGCATCCTCAGCCCACGCGAGGTCGCAGCGGCGGCACTGCACGCGGTGGAGGCGGACCGAGTGCACACCGCGCCGGGCACCGGTGTCGCGGCTCGCGCACGGACACGCGTTGCTGCCTTGCTGGCCGACATCGAGGCGGAGGAGAAGGGTTCGAGGACCGGGACCTGA
- a CDS encoding phosphotransferase family protein: MTDTLALLNTWPGLADLPGYGPVIELSPLAGGAQNILSLVRRADGTELVLRLPGRHLEDRAADAFRRESGALAALADTDVPHPRQYAFSLDQDSPLGGPFSILEKIDGFTPQGRFPGRYAEDADWRRRAAFALVDGAAKLASVDPYAVGADQLGRPDGWVERQPARYLKMLHGYRHSAAYRETESPHVDAVAEWLTGHTPKQGRTGIVHGDLQFANVMLSHDAPSLAAIVDWEMASLGDPLLDLAWILTAWREEGDPPGAEPYLTPWEGMPSRAELLAYYAESTGRDTSAFRWFEVLACFRLAALLEGSWYAAVEGRRDRATGEAMHSYAEWLWAKARLEMARD, translated from the coding sequence ATGACCGACACCCTCGCACTCCTCAACACCTGGCCTGGCCTCGCAGATCTGCCGGGGTACGGTCCGGTGATCGAGCTGTCGCCGCTCGCCGGCGGAGCGCAGAACATCCTCTCCCTCGTCCGCCGCGCCGACGGCACCGAGCTCGTCCTCCGCCTGCCGGGCCGCCACCTCGAGGACCGCGCCGCCGACGCCTTCCGTCGCGAGAGCGGCGCGCTCGCGGCGCTGGCGGACACGGACGTACCGCACCCGCGCCAGTACGCGTTCAGCCTCGACCAGGACTCACCGCTGGGCGGTCCCTTCTCCATCCTGGAGAAGATCGACGGGTTCACCCCGCAGGGCCGGTTCCCCGGCCGCTATGCCGAGGACGCGGACTGGCGCCGCCGCGCCGCGTTCGCCCTGGTCGACGGGGCGGCGAAGCTCGCCTCGGTCGACCCGTACGCGGTGGGCGCGGACCAACTCGGCCGCCCCGACGGATGGGTGGAGCGCCAGCCGGCCCGATACCTGAAGATGCTGCACGGCTACCGCCACAGCGCCGCCTACCGGGAGACCGAGTCCCCGCACGTCGACGCGGTGGCCGAGTGGCTCACGGGGCACACCCCGAAGCAGGGCCGGACTGGCATCGTGCACGGCGATCTGCAGTTCGCCAACGTGATGCTGTCGCACGACGCCCCGAGCCTGGCGGCGATCGTCGACTGGGAGATGGCCTCCCTGGGCGACCCGCTGCTCGACCTCGCCTGGATCCTCACCGCCTGGCGGGAGGAAGGCGATCCCCCCGGCGCCGAGCCCTACCTCACCCCCTGGGAGGGCATGCCGTCGCGCGCCGAACTCCTCGCGTACTACGCCGAGTCCACCGGCCGCGACACCTCTGCCTTCCGCTGGTTCGAGGTGCTCGCCTGCTTCCGGCTCGCCGCTCTCCTCGAAGGCAGCTGGTACGCCGCCGTGGAGGGCCGACGCGACCGGGCGACCGGCGAGGCGATGCACTCGTACGCCGAGTGGCTGTGGGCCAAGGCGCGGCTCGAGATGGCACGGGACTGA
- a CDS encoding acyl-CoA dehydrogenase family protein yields the protein MWDFSTDAAFQARLDWADTFVRDEVEPLDVLFPGNAEPYDRTSRVYLDAVRPLQRQVREQGLWAAHLPPELGGMGMGQVQLALLNEILGRSSWAPMVFGTQAPDSGNAEILAHYGTDEQRKEFLEPLLDGRIVSTFAMTEPTGGADPGGFTCRAVRDGDEWVIDGEKWFASNYPHAAFVIAMVITDPEVPVHQGSSMFVIPAGTGGMEMVRGTGLAGEPLGEGVHAYLRFTGCRVPAENLLGEPGSGFAIAQTRLGGGRLHHAMRSVGQCRRALDMMGERIAGRRTRGRPLADQQAVRHALADSWIQLEQFRLQVLHAAWQADRASRSGSPEDARTARLHISAVKVATPKTLVDITYRAMHLHGALGVSNELPLARMWQAGPVLGVADGPTEAHKDVVARLLLKGVEPAEDRLFGSAHLPTRLAAAREKYAALLQPEEASAR from the coding sequence ATGTGGGACTTCAGCACCGACGCCGCGTTCCAGGCCCGCCTCGACTGGGCCGACACCTTCGTACGGGATGAGGTCGAGCCGCTCGACGTCCTCTTCCCGGGCAACGCGGAACCGTACGACCGCACCAGCCGCGTCTACCTCGACGCCGTCCGCCCGCTCCAGCGCCAGGTGCGCGAACAGGGCCTGTGGGCCGCCCATCTGCCGCCCGAACTCGGCGGCATGGGCATGGGACAGGTCCAGCTGGCCTTGCTGAATGAGATTCTGGGCCGCTCCTCCTGGGCCCCGATGGTCTTCGGCACCCAGGCCCCCGACTCCGGCAACGCCGAGATCCTCGCCCACTACGGCACTGATGAGCAGCGCAAGGAATTCCTCGAACCGCTCCTCGACGGACGGATCGTCTCCACCTTCGCCATGACCGAGCCGACCGGCGGCGCCGACCCAGGGGGCTTCACCTGCCGGGCGGTACGCGACGGCGACGAGTGGGTGATCGACGGTGAGAAGTGGTTCGCCTCCAACTACCCGCACGCCGCGTTCGTCATCGCCATGGTCATCACCGACCCGGAGGTGCCGGTCCACCAGGGCTCCTCGATGTTCGTCATTCCGGCGGGCACCGGCGGCATGGAGATGGTGCGCGGCACAGGACTCGCGGGCGAACCGCTCGGGGAAGGCGTGCACGCCTACCTGCGCTTCACCGGCTGCCGCGTGCCCGCCGAGAACCTCCTGGGCGAGCCGGGCAGCGGGTTCGCCATCGCCCAGACCCGCCTCGGCGGCGGACGCCTGCATCATGCGATGCGGTCCGTGGGACAGTGCCGGCGCGCGCTGGACATGATGGGGGAGCGGATAGCCGGCCGCCGCACCCGAGGACGGCCGCTCGCCGACCAGCAGGCGGTACGGCACGCGCTCGCGGACAGCTGGATCCAGCTGGAGCAGTTCCGCCTCCAAGTCCTGCACGCCGCCTGGCAAGCGGACCGGGCCTCCCGCAGCGGCTCGCCAGAGGACGCCCGTACGGCACGCCTGCACATCTCCGCCGTCAAGGTGGCCACCCCGAAGACGCTCGTCGACATCACCTACCGGGCCATGCACCTGCACGGGGCGCTCGGCGTCTCCAACGAACTGCCGCTGGCCCGGATGTGGCAGGCAGGACCGGTGCTCGGTGTCGCGGACGGCCCGACCGAGGCGCACAAGGACGTCGTGGCCCGCCTGCTGCTCAAGGGCGTGGAACCGGCCGAGGACCGGCTCTTCGGTTCCGCGCACCTGCCCACCCGACTGGCCGCCGCCCGTGAGAAGTACGCGGCTCTGCTTCAGCCCGAGGAAGCGAGCGCCCGATGA
- a CDS encoding TetR/AcrR family transcriptional regulator, translating to MTPTDPHPPSLAERAVSRRIAGAEQSARAEVDALLDAGLKLMTECAPRPPRVADIVAAAGLSNDAFYRAFSGRDALVEAIVERGARELAGQVRRRMERATGDSAEDRLRAGIAAVVRQAADPRLAAGVRAVLAAAVTPVPHAGHAIVVLVDDLGSLFAGPA from the coding sequence TTGACTCCGACCGATCCCCACCCGCCGTCGCTCGCCGAACGGGCCGTGAGCCGCCGGATTGCAGGTGCTGAACAGAGCGCCCGCGCCGAGGTGGACGCCCTGCTCGACGCTGGGCTGAAGCTGATGACCGAGTGTGCGCCACGCCCGCCTCGCGTCGCCGACATCGTGGCCGCCGCGGGGCTCTCCAACGATGCCTTCTACCGCGCGTTCTCCGGCCGGGACGCCCTAGTGGAGGCGATCGTCGAGCGCGGCGCGCGCGAACTCGCCGGACAGGTCAGGCGCCGGATGGAACGAGCCACGGGTGACAGCGCCGAGGACCGGCTGCGTGCCGGCATCGCCGCCGTCGTACGGCAGGCCGCCGACCCGCGACTCGCGGCGGGCGTACGGGCGGTCCTCGCTGCCGCCGTCACCCCGGTGCCGCACGCGGGGCACGCCATTGTGGTCCTGGTGGACGACCTGGGTTCGCTCTTCGCCGGCCCGGCATGA
- a CDS encoding glucose 1-dehydrogenase translates to MGHRAHAGRGGYADGLFDLSGRVVLVTGGSRGLGREMAFGAARCGADVVIASRTYEACVTTAGEIEKETGRAALPYAVHMGRWDQLPGLVDAVHERFGRLDVLVNNAGMSPVYEDLGEVTEKMFDAVVALNLKGPFRLSVLAGQRMAAAGGGAIVNVSSTGSLRPRAPIVPYAAAKAGLNAMTEGLAHAFGPTVRVNTLMCGPFATWATRHWQDDPEALAAGVRDHALQRIGDPREVVGAALYLISDAASYTTGATLRVDGGMP, encoded by the coding sequence ATGGGACACAGGGCACACGCGGGACGCGGTGGATACGCAGACGGCCTGTTCGACCTCAGCGGCCGCGTGGTCCTGGTCACCGGCGGCAGCCGCGGGCTGGGACGGGAGATGGCGTTCGGGGCGGCCCGCTGCGGCGCGGACGTCGTGATCGCCTCGCGGACATATGAGGCGTGCGTGACCACGGCAGGTGAGATCGAGAAGGAGACGGGCCGCGCCGCCCTGCCGTACGCGGTCCACATGGGCCGTTGGGACCAGCTGCCGGGGCTCGTGGACGCGGTGCACGAGCGCTTCGGCCGCCTGGACGTGCTGGTCAACAACGCGGGAATGTCGCCGGTGTACGAGGACTTGGGCGAGGTGACGGAGAAGATGTTCGACGCCGTCGTCGCCCTGAACCTCAAGGGTCCGTTCCGCCTCTCCGTGCTCGCCGGGCAGCGGATGGCCGCGGCGGGCGGCGGAGCCATCGTCAATGTCAGCTCCACCGGCTCACTGCGCCCGCGCGCCCCGATCGTGCCGTACGCGGCGGCGAAGGCGGGACTCAACGCGATGACGGAAGGCCTGGCGCACGCGTTCGGGCCGACGGTCCGCGTCAACACCCTGATGTGCGGGCCGTTCGCCACCTGGGCCACCCGCCACTGGCAGGACGACCCCGAGGCGCTCGCGGCCGGCGTACGCGACCACGCGCTACAGCGCATCGGCGACCCCCGCGAGGTCGTCGGCGCCGCACTGTACCTGATCTCGGACGCCGCCTCGTACACGACGGGGGCGACGTTGCGGGTCGACGGGGGGATGCCCTGA
- a CDS encoding 5'/3'-nucleotidase SurE, protein MTSDDGWRGEGGSGTPYIVALREALVVDGHRVVVVALGTDQSGQGGRVTVPPATLEVARPEGGVWTLTPGSPSDSVYFAFDEVLGGEPRDLVVSGIDPGTQLRKIIPHSGT, encoded by the coding sequence ATGACCAGCGACGACGGCTGGCGCGGCGAGGGCGGTTCGGGCACCCCGTATATCGTCGCGCTGCGCGAGGCGCTGGTCGTCGACGGGCACCGCGTCGTGGTGGTCGCCCTCGGCACCGACCAGAGCGGTCAGGGCGGTCGGGTCACCGTGCCACCGGCCACCCTCGAGGTGGCGCGACCGGAGGGCGGTGTGTGGACTTTGACCCCGGGCTCGCCCTCCGACAGTGTGTACTTCGCTTTCGACGAAGTGCTCGGCGGCGAGCCGCGGGACCTGGTGGTCTCGGGGATCGATCCCGGCACCCAATTACGGAAGATCATCCCGCACTCCGGCACGTGA
- a CDS encoding thiolase family protein, producing MPEAVIVRALRTPIGTAGKGTLRDTSAYDLADHIVSAAAKGLDPVGVDDVVLGEGLYGGGVIARHAALTAGLTSIPGAAVNRHCAAGLAAVEHAAASIRSGMDELVIAGGVNSASTGPRSRRRMDGEWSDWYPPTHPNRPDAPNFDMSYTIGWNTAVAEQISREDMDAWALRSHRNAVRAIDEGRFEAETVPIGTPHGLFSVDEHPRRDTSLEKLAALKPLHPEIEGFSITAGNACGGNDAAAALVVASDRLGLPALATVRAWASVGVDPAETGMAPALAIPKALARAGLSLDDVDLFEINEAFASMCVAVVRRLALDPDRVNVNGSGISLGHPVAATGARMLVTLVHELRRRGGGVGVAAMCAGGGMASAMVVEVAGR from the coding sequence ATGCCTGAAGCCGTCATCGTCCGCGCCCTGCGCACCCCCATCGGCACCGCGGGCAAGGGCACCCTGCGGGACACCAGCGCCTACGACCTCGCTGACCACATCGTGTCCGCCGCGGCGAAGGGCCTCGACCCGGTCGGCGTCGACGACGTGGTCCTCGGGGAGGGCCTGTACGGCGGCGGGGTCATCGCCCGGCACGCCGCGCTGACCGCCGGCCTGACCTCGATACCCGGAGCGGCCGTCAACCGGCACTGCGCAGCGGGTCTCGCTGCCGTCGAACACGCTGCCGCGTCCATCCGGTCCGGCATGGACGAACTGGTGATCGCGGGAGGGGTCAACTCTGCCTCGACGGGGCCCCGTTCGCGGCGCCGCATGGACGGTGAGTGGAGCGACTGGTACCCGCCGACCCACCCCAACCGGCCGGACGCGCCCAACTTCGACATGTCGTACACCATCGGCTGGAACACGGCAGTGGCCGAGCAGATCAGCCGTGAGGACATGGACGCCTGGGCCCTGCGCTCGCACCGGAACGCCGTTCGCGCCATCGACGAGGGGCGTTTCGAGGCCGAGACCGTCCCGATCGGGACGCCGCACGGACTGTTCTCGGTCGATGAACACCCGCGCCGGGACACCTCCTTGGAGAAACTCGCCGCCCTCAAGCCGCTGCACCCGGAGATCGAAGGCTTCAGCATCACCGCAGGCAACGCCTGCGGCGGCAACGACGCGGCCGCGGCCCTCGTCGTCGCGAGCGACCGCCTCGGCCTGCCCGCACTCGCCACGGTACGCGCCTGGGCGTCCGTGGGTGTCGACCCCGCGGAGACCGGCATGGCGCCCGCCCTGGCCATCCCCAAAGCCCTTGCCAGGGCAGGGCTTTCCCTCGACGACGTCGACCTCTTCGAGATCAACGAGGCCTTCGCGTCGATGTGCGTGGCCGTCGTACGCCGCCTCGCCCTCGACCCCGACCGGGTGAACGTCAACGGCAGCGGCATCTCCCTGGGCCACCCGGTGGCCGCCACCGGCGCCCGGATGCTGGTGACGCTGGTGCATGAACTGCGGCGCCGGGGTGGGGGAGTGGGCGTTGCCGCCATGTGCGCGGGCGGGGGGATGGCGTCGGCGATGGTGGTCGAGGTGGCGGGGCGGTGA
- a CDS encoding fatty acid--CoA ligase family protein: protein MAASADGERPAVTADGHTLTAGQLLERARRAAGRFRGRPAVLYRGVNQLAYPVALFGAALAGVPFVPLNYRLGHEQLAEIESRHPGALLLSSEDLDTLTAPSENEVSTIALEPEWDPDAVAVILYTSGTSAAPKAALLRHRHLLAYILGTQEFGSAEPGDAALVAVPPYHVAGLTNLLSNLYTGRQVVYLSAFDAGEWLATVRREGVTHAMLVPTMLARVVEAVEGPDAGTPTLRHLAYGGARTPRVVVERALALFPETGFVNAYGLTETASSVAVLGPDDHRAAVAAAEPSVRARLSSVGRALPGVEIEIRDSAGKVLGPGGTGLVHVRGEQISGEYQGRSVLDEDGWFPTRDRGRLDADGYLFIEGRADDTIIRGGENIAPEEIEDVLLAHPGIREAAVIGVPDEEWGQRIVAFVVGEGEPDVLRGWVRERLRTSKTPDTIVFRAGLPRTDTGKLLRRVLVTEFTESETTPLADPAEPAEARGQSAEPPAQPGDHPDREATHA from the coding sequence ATGGCGGCTTCGGCCGACGGCGAGCGGCCTGCGGTGACGGCGGACGGCCACACCCTGACCGCCGGACAGCTACTGGAGCGCGCCCGGCGAGCGGCCGGGCGCTTCCGGGGCAGGCCGGCCGTTCTCTACCGCGGTGTCAATCAACTGGCCTATCCCGTGGCGCTGTTCGGTGCGGCGCTGGCAGGCGTGCCGTTCGTGCCGCTCAATTACCGGCTGGGGCATGAGCAGTTGGCGGAGATCGAAAGCCGGCATCCGGGTGCCTTGCTGCTGAGCTCCGAAGACCTCGACACGCTCACCGCGCCATCCGAGAACGAGGTTTCCACCATCGCGCTGGAACCCGAGTGGGACCCGGACGCGGTGGCGGTCATCCTCTACACCAGCGGCACGAGCGCCGCTCCCAAGGCCGCGCTGCTACGGCACCGGCATCTGCTTGCGTACATCCTCGGCACCCAGGAGTTCGGCTCGGCCGAGCCGGGCGACGCGGCGCTGGTCGCGGTCCCGCCGTACCACGTGGCAGGCCTGACCAACCTGCTCTCGAACCTCTATACCGGCCGTCAGGTCGTCTACCTGTCCGCCTTCGACGCGGGGGAGTGGCTGGCCACCGTACGCCGCGAAGGCGTCACCCACGCCATGCTCGTGCCGACCATGCTCGCCCGCGTCGTCGAGGCCGTGGAGGGTCCCGACGCGGGCACGCCGACCCTGCGCCACCTCGCGTACGGGGGTGCGCGCACCCCGCGCGTCGTTGTGGAGCGGGCCCTCGCACTCTTTCCGGAGACCGGTTTCGTCAACGCGTACGGCCTGACCGAGACGGCTTCGTCCGTCGCGGTGCTCGGCCCTGACGACCACCGCGCGGCCGTCGCCGCCGCCGAACCCTCCGTACGCGCACGCCTGTCGTCGGTGGGACGCGCCCTGCCGGGTGTCGAGATCGAGATCCGTGACAGTGCGGGGAAGGTGCTCGGCCCCGGCGGGACCGGGCTCGTGCACGTGCGCGGGGAGCAGATCTCCGGTGAGTACCAGGGGCGCAGTGTGCTGGACGAGGACGGCTGGTTCCCGACGCGGGACCGCGGGCGGCTCGATGCCGACGGCTATCTGTTCATCGAGGGGCGCGCCGACGACACCATCATCCGGGGCGGCGAGAACATCGCGCCCGAGGAGATCGAGGACGTGCTGCTCGCCCACCCCGGCATCCGCGAGGCGGCCGTGATCGGTGTCCCCGACGAGGAGTGGGGGCAGCGGATCGTCGCCTTCGTGGTCGGCGAGGGCGAGCCCGATGTCCTGCGAGGCTGGGTGCGTGAGCGGCTGCGTACCTCCAAGACGCCCGACACGATCGTCTTCCGCGCCGGACTGCCGCGCACCGACACCGGAAAGCTGCTGCGCCGCGTCCTGGTCACGGAGTTCACCGAGTCGGAGACCACACCTCTCGCCGACCCGGCAGAGCCGGCCGAAGCCCGCGGCCAGTCGGCCGAACCCCCCGCCCAGCCGGGCGACCACCCCGACCGAGAGGCCACCCATGCCTGA
- a CDS encoding SDR family NAD(P)-dependent oxidoreductase, with translation MRISGSSAVVVGGAGGLGEATVRRLHEAGAKVVVADLSDEKGKALEQELGVRYIRTDATSEADVQSALAEAEALGELRISVDAHGGPASGGRLVGKDGTPLDLDGFRRTVDIYLTGVFNVMRLAAAAMARQEPQDEQSGRGVIVNTASIAAYEGQIGQLPYAAAKGGVVAMTLVAARDLSPLGIRVVTVAPGTFLTPAYGQAGDKLEAYWGPQVPHPRRMGHPAEYAQLVQQIAENDYLNGEVIRLDGALRFPPK, from the coding sequence ATGCGCATCAGCGGGAGTTCCGCGGTCGTGGTGGGTGGTGCGGGCGGCCTGGGGGAAGCCACCGTCCGCCGGCTGCACGAAGCGGGCGCCAAAGTCGTTGTGGCCGACCTCTCCGACGAGAAGGGCAAGGCCCTCGAACAGGAGCTGGGGGTGCGGTACATACGCACCGACGCGACCAGCGAGGCGGACGTGCAGTCAGCACTGGCCGAGGCCGAGGCTCTGGGAGAACTGCGCATCTCGGTCGACGCGCACGGCGGCCCGGCCTCCGGCGGCCGCCTGGTCGGCAAGGACGGCACCCCGCTCGACCTGGACGGCTTCCGCCGCACCGTCGACATCTACCTGACCGGCGTCTTCAACGTGATGCGGCTCGCCGCCGCCGCGATGGCGCGCCAGGAACCGCAGGACGAACAGTCCGGGCGCGGCGTCATCGTCAACACCGCGTCCATCGCCGCGTACGAGGGACAGATCGGCCAACTCCCCTACGCCGCCGCGAAAGGCGGCGTCGTCGCCATGACCTTGGTCGCGGCCCGCGACCTGTCCCCGCTGGGCATCCGTGTCGTCACCGTGGCTCCCGGCACGTTCCTCACACCCGCGTACGGGCAGGCAGGCGACAAGCTGGAGGCGTACTGGGGTCCACAGGTCCCGCATCCGAGGCGGATGGGCCACCCGGCCGAGTACGCGCAGCTGGTCCAGCAGATCGCCGAGAACGACTACCTCAACGGCGAGGTGATCCGCCTGGACGGGGCGCTGCGCTTCCCGCCCAAGTAG
- the mftR gene encoding mycofactocin system transcriptional regulator (MftR, the mycofactocin system transcriptional regulator, is an uncharacterized TetR family DNA-binding transcription factor. Its role is inferred by context. It occurs as part of the biosynthesis locus for mycofactocin, a partially characterized electron carrier derived from the terminal Val-Tyr dipeptide of the precursor peptide MftA, through a radical SAM enzyme-mediated process.): MERSRGREEPVGANGERPRGRPRGTSARALDLIALRLFSERGFDRVTVDDIAAEAGVTRRTFFRYFESKAAVLWHGWDTEVARLQRALDRIDDEVPLMRAVRRAVVDANRTRGGDPAELRTRMTLLTASEALMASAAPHYEAWGRTISEYAARRLGVPADALIPLAVGRTTVAACRAAYDCWLARPDSDLTAWLDEALGALGDGFAAHEGGAQS; encoded by the coding sequence ATGGAGAGAAGTCGGGGCAGGGAAGAGCCGGTTGGCGCCAACGGGGAGCGGCCCCGCGGGCGTCCGCGCGGCACCAGTGCCCGCGCCCTCGACCTGATCGCGCTGCGTCTGTTCAGCGAACGCGGCTTCGACCGGGTCACGGTCGACGACATCGCCGCCGAGGCGGGCGTGACCCGGCGTACCTTCTTCCGCTACTTCGAGTCCAAGGCGGCCGTCCTGTGGCACGGCTGGGACACCGAAGTGGCCCGGCTGCAGCGGGCGTTGGACCGGATCGACGACGAGGTCCCGCTGATGCGGGCGGTGCGCCGGGCCGTCGTGGACGCCAACCGCACGCGCGGCGGCGACCCCGCCGAACTGCGCACCCGTATGACGCTGCTGACCGCCTCGGAGGCGCTGATGGCCAGCGCGGCGCCGCACTACGAGGCATGGGGCCGCACGATCAGCGAGTACGCCGCACGCCGGCTCGGCGTACCGGCCGACGCGCTCATCCCGCTGGCCGTGGGGCGCACCACCGTGGCGGCCTGCCGCGCCGCGTACGACTGCTGGCTGGCGCGGCCGGACAGTGATCTGACGGCTTGGCTCGACGAGGCGCTCGGGGCCCTGGGGGATGGGTTCGCTGCCCATGAGGGCGGCGCCCAAAGCTAG
- the mftA gene encoding mycofactocin precursor MftA (Mycofactocin is a small molecule electron carrier derived from the final two amino acids, Val-Tyr, of MftA, the mycofactocin precursor. It plays a role in redox homeostasis and the metabolism of alcohols and aldehydes in Actinobacteria, including Mycobacterium tuberculosis.): protein MAYEPETLTRDERPAQTGPDGPAAADYTEALAEDVLVEEISIDGMCGVY from the coding sequence ATGGCCTACGAACCCGAAACGCTCACCCGCGACGAGCGCCCCGCACAGACCGGACCGGACGGCCCCGCAGCCGCCGACTACACCGAAGCCCTGGCCGAGGACGTCCTGGTCGAAGAGATCTCGATCGACGGCATGTGCGGTGTCTACTGA
- the mftB gene encoding mycofactocin biosynthesis chaperone MftB (MftB, a small protein, is a peptide chaperone that assists the radical SAM enzyme MftC in performing two modifications to the C-terminal Val-Tyr dipeptide of the mycofactocin precursor peptide, MftA. MftB's role is analogous to the role of PqqD in the biosynthesis of PQQ, a cofactor that derives entirely from a Tyr and a Glu in the precursor PqqA.) — protein MSTDPAGAGTSPAFDLDAPWRLHPRAAIRPERFGALLYHFGTRRLSFLKNRTLLDVLRTLDQEISARSACLAAGVSEQDLPLFARALDGLAASDMICPRSEGRSPA, from the coding sequence GTGTCTACTGACCCGGCGGGCGCCGGCACAAGCCCCGCCTTCGACCTCGACGCCCCCTGGCGGCTGCACCCCCGGGCGGCCATCCGTCCCGAGCGCTTCGGCGCGCTGCTCTACCACTTCGGGACGCGCCGGCTCTCCTTCCTGAAGAACCGCACTCTGCTCGACGTGCTCCGCACACTCGACCAGGAGATCAGCGCCCGCTCGGCCTGTCTCGCCGCGGGAGTGAGCGAGCAGGACCTGCCGCTGTTCGCCCGCGCCTTGGATGGCCTCGCGGCCTCGGACATGATCTGCCCCCGCAGCGAAGGGAGGTCCCCCGCATGA